In the genome of Gloeotrichia echinulata CP02, one region contains:
- a CDS encoding CHASE2 domain-containing protein, translated as MGKLVVLKFAVGSFEEGYAVTLQIGEEGDRPTTEITGKLPPCPEMPLYYSHWRSNYRRLGTSYRLDADHVQVTNVSMTQDCHNTSHILRARFNTWLRAEEFRPLREKWLERLLPTDEVRVILQAENSELQRLPWHLWDLLERYPKAEIALSSPTYDRVHQPPTPKKKVNILAIVGNSQGIDTQADLDLLQNCQNADVSFLVEPQRQELTDHLWGKDWDILFFAGHSSSHENDQSGRIYLNQTDSFTISELKYALKKAIEQGLQLAIFNSCDGLGLARELADLHIPQMIIMREPVPDLVAQEFLKYFLTGFAGGQTLYTSVREARERLQGLEHRFPCATWLPVICQNLAQIPPTWEELIYTKEPETENLPVSPRCEFKVALFSSLVVTAVVCGFRFLGLLQSTEFQAFDQMMRSRPDEGPDPRLVMITIDDNDLAFQRQKGEVLKGASVSDKSLKALLTKLEQYQPRSIGLDIYRDFPAEPPDLISRLQKTDNLIGVCKGSDTIENTKGVAPPPEIPKKRLGFSDFIHDSDSVVRRHLMFMTQEAASLCYTPHALNMQVAFRYLLPLGIEPKFTAQKNLQLGNTVFHRLSSRASGYQGIDANGGQILLNYRSTKKIAQQLTLTEFLSNQIDKSAIKDKIVLVGVTAKGDFPDYWDTPYGTNLDNQMPGVLLHAHMVSQILSAVLDGRPLLRVWSGWWELLWIWSWSLVGGVLAWRLSSLLRLILAISVTSGVLYLFCFGLLISGAWVPFVPSTLSLLGTVGVTSIKNLKSQI; from the coding sequence ATGGGTAAGTTAGTAGTGCTGAAATTCGCTGTCGGTAGTTTTGAGGAAGGCTATGCTGTTACCTTACAGATAGGTGAAGAAGGCGATCGCCCCACAACAGAAATCACGGGAAAGCTACCTCCGTGTCCGGAAATGCCTTTGTACTATAGCCACTGGCGATCTAATTATCGACGGTTGGGAACAAGTTATCGCTTGGATGCTGACCATGTGCAGGTGACAAATGTGTCTATGACTCAAGACTGTCACAACACCTCGCATATTTTGCGGGCACGTTTCAATACCTGGCTGCGAGCAGAGGAGTTTCGCCCCCTGCGAGAGAAATGGCTGGAGAGATTATTGCCCACGGACGAAGTGCGGGTGATTTTGCAAGCAGAAAATAGTGAATTGCAGCGATTACCTTGGCATCTTTGGGACTTACTAGAACGCTACCCGAAGGCAGAAATTGCTTTGTCTTCGCCGACCTACGATCGCGTTCATCAGCCACCTACTCCCAAAAAAAAAGTGAATATTTTGGCAATAGTAGGTAATAGTCAGGGGATTGACACCCAGGCGGACTTAGATCTACTGCAAAATTGCCAGAATGCGGATGTCAGTTTTTTGGTAGAACCACAACGTCAGGAATTAACTGACCATCTGTGGGGGAAAGACTGGGATATTCTGTTCTTCGCCGGACACAGTTCTAGTCACGAGAATGATCAAAGTGGGCGAATTTATCTGAATCAGACTGATAGCTTCACCATCAGTGAGTTAAAGTACGCCCTCAAAAAAGCCATTGAACAGGGCTTACAACTGGCAATTTTCAACTCCTGTGATGGCTTGGGACTGGCGCGAGAACTGGCTGATTTGCACATCCCCCAGATGATCATCATGCGCGAACCTGTCCCAGACCTGGTGGCTCAGGAGTTTTTGAAGTATTTTCTCACGGGCTTTGCTGGTGGTCAAACTTTATATACCTCAGTACGGGAAGCACGGGAGCGGTTACAAGGACTTGAGCATAGATTTCCCTGTGCAACTTGGTTACCAGTGATTTGCCAAAATTTGGCGCAGATCCCACCAACTTGGGAAGAGTTAATTTATACCAAGGAACCAGAGACGGAAAATTTACCTGTGTCTCCCCGCTGCGAATTTAAGGTAGCGTTGTTCTCTAGTCTGGTGGTGACGGCCGTAGTCTGTGGATTCAGATTTTTGGGACTGCTACAAAGTACAGAATTTCAAGCCTTTGACCAAATGATGCGATCGCGTCCTGACGAAGGACCAGATCCACGCCTGGTGATGATCACAATTGACGATAATGACCTCGCATTTCAACGCCAAAAAGGCGAGGTGTTAAAAGGTGCTTCAGTTTCTGATAAATCTCTCAAAGCACTGCTGACAAAATTAGAGCAGTATCAACCCCGGTCTATCGGCTTAGATATCTACCGTGATTTTCCAGCCGAACCGCCAGATTTAATCTCCCGTCTCCAGAAGACTGATAACTTGATTGGTGTATGCAAGGGAAGTGATACTATCGAAAATACCAAAGGTGTTGCACCCCCACCAGAAATCCCCAAAAAACGCCTAGGTTTCAGTGACTTTATCCACGATTCTGATAGTGTTGTGCGACGCCATCTGATGTTCATGACCCAGGAGGCAGCATCCTTATGTTATACACCCCATGCACTCAACATGCAAGTGGCATTCCGCTATCTGCTGCCTTTAGGAATTGAACCAAAGTTCACTGCTCAAAAGAATTTGCAACTGGGCAATACTGTATTTCATCGCCTTTCGTCTCGCGCTAGTGGCTATCAGGGTATCGATGCTAATGGTGGTCAAATCTTACTCAACTACCGTTCCACGAAAAAGATTGCCCAACAGTTGACGCTAACGGAGTTTTTATCTAATCAGATTGACAAAAGCGCGATCAAAGATAAGATTGTCCTCGTTGGCGTGACCGCAAAGGGAGATTTCCCCGATTACTGGGATACGCCCTATGGAACTAATTTAGACAATCAAATGCCAGGAGTGCTGCTCCACGCACATATGGTCAGCCAAATCCTCAGTGCTGTATTAGATGGGCGTCCCTTACTGCGGGTTTGGTCTGGGTGGTGGGAACTCCTCTGGATTTGGAGCTGGTCTTTGGTAG